Below is a genomic region from Bartonella harrusi.
GTTTGGAATGACTTACAAGGGAGAGAAAATTACTCAAAAAAACAAAGTTTATCAAAGAGATGATCTGTTCGATCCTAATAGAATTTCTGAGTGGACAGCCAACAAGAAAAAAGTGACAGGTACAAATATTGAAAGGATGAAAGCAGGAAAAGCCCCTATAGGCTTTGATGGTAGGTCTGTAGAGTTGCATCACATGCTGCAAACGCCAGATGGCCCTATAGCAGAGGTCAGCAGAACATTCCATAAAAAGCATACTTCCATTATTCATATTAATCCCAATACGATGGAATCGGCTATTGATAGAGATATGTTTGGTCAGTGGAGAGAGGAGTATTGGAAGGAACGGGCGAAGGGGTATATAGAGTATGAAAAAAATAATTTAACGGAGAAAAGTCCATGAAAACTTATAATTTATCCGATGTTGCACAATTAGTTGATAAGTATAGCGATCGTATCAATTTTGGTACTGCTGATGATGGAGTTGATGATGTACTAATTGAAAAAGCAGAGAAAACTCTCGGTTTGCAGTTTACAACTTCCTACAAGAGTTTTTTAAAAAATTACGGAGGAGGAGAAATTGGTTATGAAGAAATAATGAGCGTTTATCTTATAGACTTTGAGATTGCACGTAGTGATGATATTGTTTACAACCATTTGACGGATATAAAAAATGGTTTAGCAAAACCACAGCGGCTCGTCGTTTGTACAAATGATTTGGATGAGTCATTTTATTTTGATTATTCTCAATTTCGGGATGGCGAATGCCCACTCTATATTGAAATTGCATCTGGAGATTCAGAGTATTACGCAAATAACTTCTATGAATTCCTTTGTAAAAGAATTATAGCTAATTTGGAATAACGCTTTTTGTCGGGCAGTTTCCTTTTGAAATACACTGTTAAAACCGCCCCCCTTTTTTGTTTTCAAAAATGCAAGAATTGTTAATCACTTTTAAGGGGATCGTCGATGAAAACCTATACCTTAGATGATGTCAGAGAATTAGTTGATAAATATGAAGGTGATATTGTCAATTTTTGTTCTGAAGAAAAGGCGGTTGATGATCTCGTGATTGAAAAGGCGGAGAAAGCTCTCGGTTTACAATTCACAACGTCTTACAAAGCTTTTTTAAAACATTGTAAAGGTGGTGATATTGGAGGTGATGAAATCTATAGTCTTTATGAGAATCCTGTAGGTATTCCTGCTGGTGATATTGTTTTCCAAAACTTAAATGATAGAAAACGTGGTTTTGTAACACCAAAACAGCTGGTCGTGAGTAGAACTGATTTTGGTGAAACCTTTTATTTTGATTATACGCAGTTTCAGGATGGTGAATGCCCACTCTATGTCATGTTTGCGGATGAAGAGTGCGAATATTACGCCAGTAATTTTTATGAATTTCTTTGCAAAAGAATTAAAGAAAGCGTGGGAACTGAGATACCTGATGGTGATCAACCGATTGCAAAGATGGAGAAAACACCCCATCCGCAACCTCTCCCTTTTTACAAGCGTTTTTGGAAAAAAATATGGAGGAGGGACAATTCCTGAAAACCTATAACTTAGTATATTTTGTACAATTGGTTGCAAAGAGAAACCTTATGCAGACCAAAGAAGCAACAAAGATAAAAAACGTGGCAGAGACCTCTATCGTGATGAAATAGGGAGACGCATGTCTTTTATTCTCTCCTTGATCGCATTGATCCAAACAAGTTTCTTGGCACTCTTTTAAATCTGAATTTAAACACTGGGATTATAAATCCCAAGGTCTGACAGAAGCTGGTGCGGCTTTGGTGGCCTTGGTTGTGACAGCAGTGACAGCTGGTGCTGCTTCCATAGCTGCTGGTGCCATGACCAGTGCTTTGGGTGTTGGTTCTAACACCGCCATGAATGCGGCGATGCAAGCCGGTGTGCAAGCTCTGATCAATAAAAGCGCTGTAGCGCTTGTCAATAATCGTGGTGATATTGCCGCCGCATTGCATGAGCTTGGCTCTTCCAAGACACTCCTCAGCATTGTCTCTTCGATGGTGACAGCGGGTTTGACCAGCCAATTGACAGACATGGCAGGGGTTGGTCAAACTTTGCCCAAAACGGCTCCTTTTGCAGAGCGGATTGCCCATGAAGCAGAAAAGAATCTGATCAAAGCCTCCATTGGCGCGGGTGTGCAAACGGTTCTTGAAGGTGGCTCTCCTGAGAAGAACTTTTTTACCAATCTGCGCAC
It encodes:
- a CDS encoding SMI1/KNR4 family protein; translated protein: MKTYNLSDVAQLVDKYSDRINFGTADDGVDDVLIEKAEKTLGLQFTTSYKSFLKNYGGGEIGYEEIMSVYLIDFEIARSDDIVYNHLTDIKNGLAKPQRLVVCTNDLDESFYFDYSQFRDGECPLYIEIASGDSEYYANNFYEFLCKRIIANLE
- a CDS encoding SMI1/KNR4 family protein, giving the protein MKTYTLDDVRELVDKYEGDIVNFCSEEKAVDDLVIEKAEKALGLQFTTSYKAFLKHCKGGDIGGDEIYSLYENPVGIPAGDIVFQNLNDRKRGFVTPKQLVVSRTDFGETFYFDYTQFQDGECPLYVMFADEECEYYASNFYEFLCKRIKESVGTEIPDGDQPIAKMEKTPHPQPLPFYKRFWKKIWRRDNS